A genome region from Candidatus Neomarinimicrobiota bacterium includes the following:
- a CDS encoding TfoX/Sxy family protein — protein MAQPYLDELTALIEASSLASADAASLDCRHFFSGAAAYVQGQVFALLTPVGLSLKLSPAHRQALKGNHGAKPLRQFPKGPIKRDYVVLSPAMRRDPAALRPWLQASVDYVRSRLPPAAAAGSA, from the coding sequence ATGGCGCAGCCCTATCTTGATGAGCTCACCGCCCTGATCGAGGCGTCGTCCCTGGCGAGCGCGGATGCGGCTTCGCTGGACTGCCGTCATTTCTTCAGCGGCGCCGCGGCGTATGTGCAGGGCCAGGTCTTCGCCCTGCTCACGCCGGTGGGGCTGTCGCTGAAGCTATCGCCGGCCCACCGCCAGGCGCTCAAGGGCAACCACGGCGCGAAACCGTTGCGGCAGTTTCCCAAGGGGCCCATCAAAAGGGACTACGTGGTGTTGTCCCCAGCCATGCGGCGCGATCCGGCTGCCCTCCGTCCGTGGCTGCAGGCCAGCGTGGACTACGTCCGGTCCCGGTTGCCACCAGCCGCTGCGGCCGGGTCAGCTTGA
- a CDS encoding YggS family pyridoxal phosphate-dependent enzyme has protein sequence MTSPTGILDPAALADIQARIAAAQARSDHAAAQVTLVAVTKAFHVETLISAYKAGLTTLGESRVQEAAAKLPLFPHRAACQVRLIGHLQSNKARQAVALFDLIESVDSLKLFRRLDQLAADAGRELPVYLQVNAGHDPAKFGFDPAELVNLSAELQSAHQLRIAGVMTIAPLTADESRLRDCFATARQVRDDLQAQLPACTDLSMGMSDDFELAVEEGATHVRLGRALFGERPVPADH, from the coding sequence GTGACCAGCCCCACCGGCATCCTCGATCCCGCCGCTCTGGCTGACATTCAGGCCCGCATCGCTGCTGCCCAGGCCCGCAGTGACCACGCCGCCGCGCAGGTCACGCTGGTGGCCGTCACCAAGGCGTTTCACGTGGAGACGCTGATTTCCGCGTATAAGGCCGGCCTGACGACGCTGGGTGAGAGCCGCGTCCAGGAGGCCGCCGCCAAACTGCCCCTGTTCCCCCACCGCGCCGCCTGCCAGGTACGCCTCATCGGCCACCTCCAGTCCAACAAGGCCCGCCAGGCCGTGGCGCTGTTCGATCTCATCGAGTCGGTGGACTCCCTGAAGTTGTTCCGCAGGCTGGACCAGCTGGCGGCGGATGCGGGGCGCGAGTTGCCGGTCTACCTTCAGGTGAACGCGGGGCATGACCCCGCCAAGTTCGGCTTCGATCCCGCTGAGCTGGTCAACCTCAGCGCTGAGCTGCAGTCGGCGCACCAGCTGCGCATCGCCGGCGTCATGACCATCGCGCCCCTCACCGCTGATGAAAGCCGCCTGCGGGACTGCTTTGCCACGGCCCGGCAGGTCCGCGATGACCTCCAGGCCCAGCTGCCCGCCTGCACCGACCTGTCCATGGGCATGAGCGACGACTTCGAGCTGGCCGTGGAGGAGGGCGCCACCCACGTGCGGCTGGGCCGGGCGCTGTTTGGTGAGCGGCCAGTCCCGGCGGACCACTAG
- the gyrB gene encoding DNA topoisomerase (ATP-hydrolyzing) subunit B: MGTQEVIKEVLQSEPPQDEERYGADKITVLKGLDAVRKRPAMFIGDLGRRGLHHLIYEVVDNSVDEAMAGYCTRIEVVLNQDGSCTITDDGRGIPVDIHEDEQRPALELVMTVLHAGGKFDKGSYKVSGGLHGVGVSVVNALSEWCRVEIRRAGNIYEQRYKRGAIQGPIETRGGAVGTGTSVTFKPDGEIFKQPVFEFDIIDDRLRELAYLNSSLEISLADERSGSERKQVHHYKGGLEEFVRQLDATRTALIPNPIHLEGEKDGVPVELALQYNDGYNENIFTFVNSISTVEGGTHLAGFKTALTRSLNQYAVKNNLFKSTKSAKNTFSLSGEDAREGLTAVLSIRVPDPQFEGQTKTKLGNGEVKGICDSIIMEGLADYFERNPGVARKIIEKAELAARSREAARQAKDLIRRKSALDSSSLPGKLADCSNTEPEFCELFLVEGDSAGGSAKQGRDRRLQAILPLRGKVINAERAREDKLLANTEIQAIITALGTGYGGGDEEEHENGASSDFNIENLRYHKIIIMTDADVDGSHIRTLLLTFFYRKMQPLIHGGHIYIAQPPLYRIRQGKTELYAYSDEERDVILKRLKKDSGKKPQPEINRYKGLGEMNPDQLWSTTMDPETRTLLRVTVEDAAAAADLFARLMGDDVEARREFIETNALNVTFLDI; encoded by the coding sequence ATGGGTACGCAGGAAGTCATCAAAGAGGTCCTCCAAAGCGAGCCCCCACAGGACGAGGAACGCTACGGCGCCGATAAGATTACCGTCCTCAAGGGGCTGGATGCCGTCCGCAAGCGCCCCGCCATGTTCATCGGCGATCTGGGCCGCCGGGGTCTCCACCACCTGATTTACGAAGTCGTGGATAACTCCGTCGACGAGGCCATGGCTGGCTACTGCACCAGGATTGAGGTGGTGCTCAATCAGGACGGCAGCTGCACCATCACCGACGACGGCCGCGGTATTCCCGTCGACATCCATGAGGACGAGCAGCGCCCGGCGCTGGAGCTGGTCATGACGGTCCTGCATGCCGGCGGCAAGTTTGACAAGGGTTCCTACAAGGTCTCCGGCGGCTTGCACGGGGTGGGCGTCTCCGTGGTGAACGCCCTCTCCGAATGGTGCCGCGTTGAAATCCGGCGCGCGGGTAACATCTACGAGCAGCGCTATAAGCGGGGCGCGATCCAGGGACCCATCGAGACGCGGGGCGGAGCAGTGGGCACCGGCACGTCCGTGACCTTTAAGCCCGACGGCGAAATCTTCAAACAGCCCGTCTTCGAGTTCGACATCATCGATGATCGCCTGCGGGAGCTGGCCTACCTGAACAGTAGCCTGGAAATTTCCCTCGCCGATGAGCGCTCTGGCAGCGAGCGCAAGCAGGTCCATCACTACAAGGGCGGCTTGGAGGAATTTGTCCGCCAGCTCGATGCCACCCGCACCGCCCTCATCCCCAATCCCATCCACCTGGAGGGGGAAAAGGACGGCGTGCCGGTGGAACTGGCGCTCCAGTATAATGATGGATACAATGAGAATATCTTTACTTTTGTGAACTCCATCAGCACGGTGGAAGGGGGCACCCATCTCGCCGGCTTCAAGACGGCCCTCACCCGCTCGCTGAACCAGTACGCCGTCAAGAACAACCTGTTCAAGTCCACGAAGAGCGCCAAGAACACGTTCTCCCTCAGCGGCGAAGACGCCCGCGAGGGGCTTACCGCCGTCCTCTCCATCCGCGTGCCCGACCCCCAGTTCGAAGGCCAGACCAAAACCAAACTGGGCAACGGCGAGGTCAAGGGCATCTGCGACTCCATCATCATGGAGGGCCTGGCAGATTACTTCGAGCGCAACCCCGGTGTCGCCCGCAAGATCATCGAGAAAGCCGAACTGGCCGCCCGCTCCCGGGAGGCCGCCCGCCAGGCCAAGGACCTCATCCGCCGCAAGAGCGCCCTGGACTCCTCCAGTCTGCCCGGCAAACTGGCCGACTGCTCCAACACCGAACCCGAGTTCTGCGAACTTTTCCTGGTGGAGGGCGATTCGGCCGGCGGCTCGGCCAAGCAGGGGCGCGACCGACGTCTCCAGGCCATTCTGCCCCTCAGGGGCAAGGTGATCAATGCCGAGCGCGCCCGCGAAGACAAGCTCCTCGCCAACACCGAGATTCAGGCCATCATCACCGCTTTGGGCACCGGTTACGGCGGGGGCGACGAGGAGGAGCATGAGAACGGCGCCAGCTCCGACTTCAACATCGAGAACCTGCGCTACCACAAGATCATCATCATGACCGACGCCGACGTGGACGGCAGCCATATCCGCACCCTGCTGCTCACCTTTTTCTACCGCAAGATGCAGCCCCTCATCCACGGCGGCCACATCTACATCGCCCAGCCGCCCCTCTACCGCATCCGCCAGGGCAAGACCGAGCTGTATGCCTATTCCGACGAGGAGCGGGACGTCATCCTGAAGCGCCTGAAAAAGGATTCGGGCAAAAAGCCCCAGCCCGAAATCAACCGCTACAAGGGGCTGGGGGAAATGAACCCCGACCAGCTCTGGTCCACCACCATGGACCCCGAAACCCGCACGCTGCTGCGGGTTACCGTCGAGGACGCCGCCGCGGCCGCCGACCTCTTCGCCCGACTCATGGGTGACGACGTGGAGGCGCGCCGGGAGTTCATCGAGACCAACGCCCTGAACGTCACTTTCCTGGATATTTAG
- a CDS encoding peptidyl-prolyl cis-trans isomerase: MPTRPQKRLLRPSRLWAAALAAAAIVLLGCSQRVADDEPPLASVEGRTITLSELQQGSNLNYLSIGEATERWIDDQVLLSYARSSKLIDRRTLSTRLRNHERQLLAALLLDSLLMRSIYIDPERVREYYANNLKEFQFPAAAAFIVHLGFLQSHDARSALQRLRSADHRDSVLNHFNFDRQMVIRHRLIPVLDQAIFSAPVGQLLGPIVSDFGYHLVWVERLFKPGETMPFALVRRDIFERLFQLQRPLARSSILDSLRETLDVQVFHP; the protein is encoded by the coding sequence ATGCCCACTCGCCCCCAAAAACGCTTACTTCGGCCGTCACGCCTGTGGGCGGCCGCGCTGGCCGCGGCGGCCATCGTTCTGTTAGGCTGTTCCCAGCGGGTGGCGGATGATGAGCCGCCCCTCGCCAGCGTGGAGGGCCGCACCATCACCCTGAGCGAGCTGCAGCAAGGGTCCAACCTCAACTATCTGTCCATCGGCGAAGCCACCGAGCGCTGGATTGACGACCAGGTCTTGCTCAGCTATGCGCGCAGCTCAAAACTCATCGACCGCCGGACCCTCTCCACGCGCCTCCGCAACCACGAGCGCCAGCTGCTCGCCGCCCTGCTGCTCGATTCGCTCCTGATGCGGTCCATCTACATCGATCCCGAACGCGTACGGGAATACTATGCCAACAACCTCAAGGAATTTCAATTTCCCGCTGCCGCCGCTTTCATTGTTCATTTGGGGTTTCTCCAGTCGCATGATGCGCGCTCCGCGCTCCAGCGCCTGCGCAGTGCCGACCACCGCGACTCCGTGCTGAATCATTTTAACTTTGACCGCCAGATGGTGATCCGACACCGCCTCATCCCGGTTCTGGACCAGGCCATCTTTTCCGCCCCCGTGGGCCAGCTCCTGGGGCCCATTGTATCCGACTTCGGCTATCACCTGGTCTGGGTGGAGCGCCTCTTCAAGCCGGGTGAGACCATGCCCTTCGCTCTGGTGCGCCGCGATATCTTCGAGCGCCTGTTCCAGTTGCAACGGCCCCTGGCACGCTCGTCCATCCTTGATAGTTTACGCGAAACTCTCGATGTACAGGTCTTCCATCCCTAA
- a CDS encoding threonine synthase yields the protein MTLTCWACERAHSPHEVQTVCTACGQPLRADYFWSPEQFLPEDLPDIPGLWHWQPLLPSLPEPSFLSLGEAQTPLLERDYRGRRVYLKDETANPTGSFKDRGMCAALSMARGLGIQRVALPSAGNAGVSAAVYALAAGLECRVYMPETIPAPFVEEARDSGADVRLAGQTIAEAAAQMKSELDLTWFDLSTFREPYRLEGKKTLGLELAEQLDWAFPEVVVYPAGGGTGLIGIWKAFRELGELGWVRQPMPRMVAVQMAGCAPVVQAFDAGGDATEPWPEPNTAALGLMVPAPLAGPWMLSVLRASGGTAVAVSEDALAGAQQRLAEISELSPGPEAAAAWLGLERLIESGWIAKGERVVLVVTGDDRRYG from the coding sequence ATGACGCTTACCTGCTGGGCGTGCGAAAGGGCCCATTCACCCCACGAGGTGCAGACGGTCTGCACGGCCTGCGGGCAGCCGTTGCGGGCGGACTATTTCTGGTCGCCGGAGCAGTTCCTGCCGGAGGACCTGCCCGACATCCCCGGCCTGTGGCACTGGCAACCGCTGCTGCCGTCCCTGCCGGAGCCGTCGTTCCTGTCGCTGGGGGAAGCCCAGACGCCCCTGCTGGAGCGGGACTACCGCGGGCGGCGGGTCTACCTGAAGGACGAGACCGCCAACCCCACCGGCTCCTTCAAGGACCGGGGCATGTGCGCGGCGCTGTCCATGGCCCGGGGACTGGGCATTCAGCGGGTGGCGCTGCCATCGGCGGGCAACGCCGGGGTGTCGGCGGCGGTCTACGCCCTGGCGGCGGGGCTGGAATGCCGGGTCTATATGCCGGAGACGATTCCCGCCCCCTTTGTGGAGGAGGCGCGCGACAGCGGCGCAGACGTGCGGCTGGCCGGCCAGACCATCGCCGAGGCCGCCGCGCAAATGAAGTCGGAGCTGGACCTCACCTGGTTCGACCTCTCCACCTTCCGGGAGCCGTACCGCCTGGAGGGCAAAAAGACCTTGGGGCTGGAGCTCGCCGAACAGCTGGACTGGGCCTTCCCGGAGGTGGTGGTCTACCCCGCCGGCGGGGGCACCGGCCTCATCGGCATCTGGAAGGCGTTCCGGGAGCTGGGCGAACTGGGCTGGGTACGGCAGCCCATGCCGCGCATGGTGGCGGTGCAGATGGCCGGGTGCGCGCCGGTGGTGCAGGCCTTTGATGCCGGGGGCGACGCCACCGAACCGTGGCCGGAGCCCAACACCGCTGCGCTGGGCTTAATGGTACCGGCGCCGCTGGCGGGGCCATGGATGCTGTCGGTGCTGCGGGCCAGCGGCGGGACGGCGGTAGCGGTGAGCGAGGACGCCTTAGCCGGCGCCCAACAGCGGCTGGCGGAGATCTCAGAGCTGTCGCCCGGCCCGGAAGCGGCGGCGGCCTGGCTGGGGCTGGAGCGCCTCATCGAGAGTGGCTGGATCGCAAAGGGTGAGCGGGTGGTGCTGGTCGTCACCGGCGACGACCGGCGCTACGGCTGA
- the dnaN gene encoding DNA polymerase III subunit beta, protein MKFTSDRSSLLQALQQVGKVTPTRSTLPILGSVLLSGDGDRLSLRATDLEITQVVSIPAKISQEGSVAIQHRTLMEITGEMPEGEIEIQVADDRKVQISTSFGSYSIMGKPVDEFPSLPAIDGQQAVKLPAALLKRVIDKTAFAVSRDELKPSLMGVLLQFQDDGLLAVATDGHRLVKHRRTDYTGNGYQGSTIVPVKFLNILSGYLDGDDDITLNIGENHLAVESHDMQLFTRIIDERFPDYEGVFPDDNDKTLKIDRNELLAAVRRVSIFSNKTTHQIALKLSADGLELSTEDVETVSSAHETLPGDFTGDPLTVGYNSNYLRDLVTHMDGNQILMQFRTPVSAAVIRPEEQQEGESLVMLLMPIRLSD, encoded by the coding sequence ATGAAGTTTACTTCCGACCGGTCCTCGCTGTTACAGGCTCTCCAGCAGGTAGGCAAAGTTACCCCGACCCGGTCGACACTCCCCATCCTGGGCTCGGTCCTGCTGTCGGGCGATGGCGACCGTCTCAGCCTCCGCGCCACTGATCTGGAGATCACTCAGGTCGTCTCTATTCCTGCCAAGATATCCCAGGAGGGCAGTGTCGCTATTCAGCACCGCACCCTCATGGAGATTACCGGCGAGATGCCCGAGGGCGAAATCGAGATTCAGGTGGCCGATGACCGCAAGGTGCAGATCAGCACGTCTTTCGGCTCTTACTCCATCATGGGTAAACCCGTCGACGAGTTTCCCTCCCTGCCGGCCATCGATGGCCAGCAGGCGGTGAAGCTGCCCGCCGCTCTGCTCAAGCGGGTCATTGACAAGACCGCCTTTGCGGTCAGCCGCGACGAACTGAAGCCGTCCCTCATGGGCGTGCTGCTGCAGTTCCAGGACGACGGGCTCCTCGCGGTTGCCACCGACGGCCATCGCCTGGTGAAGCACCGTCGCACGGACTATACCGGCAACGGCTACCAGGGCAGCACCATCGTACCGGTGAAGTTTCTCAACATCCTCAGCGGCTATCTGGACGGTGACGACGACATTACCCTCAACATCGGAGAGAACCACCTGGCGGTGGAAAGCCACGACATGCAGCTGTTCACCCGCATCATCGATGAGCGCTTCCCCGACTATGAGGGCGTATTTCCCGATGATAACGACAAGACGCTCAAGATTGACCGCAATGAACTCCTGGCTGCCGTGCGCCGGGTAAGCATCTTCTCCAACAAGACCACCCACCAGATTGCCCTGAAACTCAGCGCCGACGGCCTGGAGCTCTCCACTGAGGATGTCGAGACCGTCTCCTCGGCCCATGAAACCCTGCCCGGCGACTTTACCGGCGACCCCCTCACGGTGGGCTACAACTCGAACTACCTGCGCGACCTGGTCACCCATATGGACGGCAATCAGATCCTCATGCAGTTTCGCACCCCGGTCTCCGCCGCCGTGATTCGACCCGAGGAGCAGCAGGAGGGCGAGTCGCTCGTCATGCTGCTGATGCCCATCAGGCTCAGCGACTGA
- a CDS encoding peptidylprolyl isomerase — MYRSSIPKLLLALLLLPLALRSQELVDGIAAIVGDKIILKSSVAQLAQMNALQSGINLAANPQLAERLQADAFENLVLQNILLARAKVDSLDIIPDEDVDQALEQQVASIIAQIGSEERFEEVVGQSLRDFRRDRWYDIRDQIIAERYQQEKVGGVTVTRGEVTTFFETYRDSLPAVDAQIEFSQLILQVLPGDSARDQAHTRIHDLRRQIVQGAALADLARLYSDDPASADRGGELGFVRRGVFVPAFEEAAFGLAIGELSEVVETPFGFHIIEVLEKQGERISVRHILVAITPTEADRQSALTRVRDYYYLLEAAPALFDSLVQVLSEEENASPDLGYIGWLEMNRLPEEAYRAAVFGVLPGEVTPPFETQAAFHMLKVLGIKDGGAPTLEDYYPQLEALALRDKQAKYLENWIARVRKEVFIKTMY, encoded by the coding sequence ATGTACAGGTCTTCCATCCCTAAGCTCCTCCTCGCCCTCCTGCTGCTGCCACTCGCTCTGAGATCGCAGGAACTGGTGGACGGCATTGCCGCCATCGTGGGTGACAAGATCATCTTGAAAAGCTCTGTTGCCCAGCTGGCCCAGATGAACGCCCTTCAGAGCGGGATCAATCTGGCCGCCAATCCGCAGCTCGCTGAGCGGCTGCAGGCCGATGCGTTCGAGAATCTCGTGTTGCAAAATATCCTCCTGGCCCGCGCCAAGGTGGACAGCCTTGACATCATCCCGGATGAAGATGTTGACCAAGCCCTGGAACAGCAGGTCGCATCCATCATCGCCCAGATCGGCTCCGAAGAGCGCTTCGAAGAGGTCGTGGGCCAGAGCCTGCGCGATTTCCGCCGCGACCGGTGGTATGACATCAGGGATCAAATTATTGCCGAGCGCTACCAGCAGGAAAAGGTCGGCGGTGTCACCGTGACGCGCGGCGAAGTCACCACCTTCTTTGAAACCTACCGCGATAGCCTGCCGGCCGTTGATGCGCAGATCGAGTTCTCCCAGCTGATTTTACAGGTCCTGCCCGGCGACAGCGCCCGCGACCAGGCCCACACCAGGATTCACGATTTGCGCCGCCAGATAGTCCAGGGAGCCGCTTTAGCTGACCTGGCGCGGCTGTACTCCGACGACCCCGCATCCGCCGATCGGGGCGGCGAGCTTGGTTTCGTCCGCCGAGGTGTTTTCGTGCCCGCCTTTGAGGAAGCGGCCTTCGGGCTCGCTATCGGCGAACTCAGCGAAGTGGTGGAAACGCCCTTCGGTTTCCACATCATCGAGGTCCTTGAAAAACAGGGTGAGCGCATCAGCGTCCGCCACATCCTGGTGGCCATTACCCCAACCGAGGCCGACAGGCAATCCGCCCTCACCCGCGTGCGCGATTACTACTATCTGCTGGAAGCAGCACCCGCGCTCTTTGACTCCCTCGTCCAGGTGCTCTCAGAGGAAGAAAACGCTTCTCCCGACTTGGGCTATATCGGCTGGCTGGAAATGAACCGTCTCCCGGAGGAGGCCTACCGTGCAGCCGTCTTCGGTGTTCTGCCTGGCGAGGTCACCCCGCCTTTCGAAACCCAAGCAGCTTTCCACATGCTTAAAGTTCTGGGCATCAAAGACGGCGGGGCACCAACTCTTGAGGACTACTATCCACAGTTGGAGGCCCTCGCCCTGCGGGACAAACAGGCAAAATACCTCGAAAATTGGATCGCTCGGGTCCGTAAAGAGGTGTTTATCAAGACAATGTATTAG
- a CDS encoding DUF721 domain-containing protein — MTSLAKAISGLLEESGLERGVRTQRAVSLWSQAVGPVVARNCPAVRVDGATLLVKAKSAAWRNEIAFQKNHILDTLNQSLGDAQLSDIRFC, encoded by the coding sequence ATGACCAGCCTCGCCAAGGCCATCAGCGGCCTGCTGGAAGAGTCCGGTCTGGAGCGGGGCGTTCGCACCCAGCGGGCGGTCTCCCTCTGGTCCCAGGCCGTGGGTCCGGTCGTGGCCCGCAATTGCCCCGCTGTGCGCGTGGATGGTGCCACCCTGCTGGTGAAGGCCAAGTCGGCCGCTTGGCGCAACGAGATTGCCTTTCAGAAAAACCATATCCTTGACACCTTGAACCAGTCGCTGGGTGACGCCCAACTCAGCGACATTCGCTTCTGCTGA
- the gyrA gene encoding DNA gyrase subunit A, whose protein sequence is MDVSHGKIEPREIVDEISESYLNYSMSVIVSRALPDVRDGLKPVHRRVLYGMSELGLPFNRPHKKCARIVGDVMGKYHPHGDASVYDTLVRMAQPWSLRYPLVDGQGNFGSIDGDSAAAMRYTEARMSRITGELLGDLDKETVDFAPNFDDTLQEPTVLPARMPALLLNGSDGIAVGMATKIPPHNLNEVVAALITLIDRPDDPEVTIDELMTSITGPDFPTGAYIMGTDGIRAAYHTGRGLVIMRAKASVEEVPGSGGRPDREQIVITEIPYQTNKSLIIERIAALVRSKKLDGIRDVRDESDKDGIRLVVEVKRDAVPEVVLNNLYKHTQLQDTYGIIMLALVNSRPKVLNLKQMLGHFLDFRHEVVVRSTEHELRAAEERAHVLEGLKIALEKIDAVIALIRASRDTDTARAGLIQSFRLSERQAKAILELRLQRLTSLEVDKVVDEYAEVIKQIEKLKSILASRPLRMAIIKEELEQLRERYGDDRRTEIIPTLGDFSVEDMIAEEDMVITISHNGFIKRSPSSQWRRQRRGGRGIQGATTREDDFVEHLFIASSHDYILFFTDRGKCYWRKVHEIPQVGRLSKGRAIINLIECGAGEKVRAFVAVREFSPENFIVMATRKGLIKRTALSAYGNPRRGGIYAIDIVADDELIEARIATNEHDIIMGTRYGKAIRFPVDNVRPTGRKTRGVRGIRLGGEDDYVVGMMVVRREGTVLVVTENGYGKRTDVLQYRVTHRGGKGILTLKTTDKVGPLVALMEVVESDDLMIVTNKGVLIRLPVQDIRTIGRNTQGVRVIRLDQGARIASISRVVEDEDKSEGAPETNGQPEPAPPPAAAE, encoded by the coding sequence ATGGACGTAAGCCACGGCAAAATCGAGCCCCGCGAAATTGTCGACGAGATATCGGAGTCCTATCTCAACTACTCCATGTCTGTCATCGTCAGCCGGGCCTTGCCCGATGTCCGCGACGGACTGAAGCCCGTCCACCGCCGGGTGCTTTACGGCATGTCCGAGCTGGGGTTGCCCTTTAATCGGCCCCACAAGAAGTGCGCCCGCATCGTGGGCGACGTCATGGGCAAGTATCATCCCCACGGCGACGCATCGGTCTACGATACCCTGGTTCGCATGGCCCAGCCCTGGTCCCTCCGCTACCCCCTGGTGGACGGCCAGGGCAATTTCGGCTCCATCGACGGCGACAGCGCGGCGGCCATGCGCTATACCGAGGCCCGCATGAGCCGCATTACAGGCGAACTCCTGGGGGACCTGGACAAGGAGACCGTCGACTTCGCCCCCAATTTCGACGACACCCTGCAGGAGCCCACCGTGTTGCCGGCCCGGATGCCGGCCCTGCTGCTCAATGGGTCCGATGGGATCGCCGTGGGCATGGCCACGAAAATTCCGCCCCACAACCTTAACGAGGTAGTGGCGGCCCTCATCACTCTCATTGACCGTCCCGATGACCCCGAAGTCACCATCGATGAGCTCATGACCAGCATTACCGGCCCCGACTTCCCCACCGGCGCCTATATCATGGGCACCGATGGCATCCGGGCGGCCTACCACACCGGGCGCGGCCTGGTGATCATGCGGGCCAAGGCCTCCGTGGAGGAGGTACCCGGCAGCGGCGGGCGCCCCGACCGGGAGCAGATCGTCATTACCGAGATCCCCTACCAGACCAACAAGTCCCTCATCATCGAGCGCATCGCCGCCCTCGTCCGCAGCAAAAAACTGGACGGCATCCGCGACGTGCGCGACGAATCGGACAAGGATGGCATCCGCCTGGTCGTCGAGGTCAAGCGCGACGCGGTACCCGAGGTGGTCCTCAACAACCTTTATAAGCATACCCAGCTCCAGGACACCTACGGCATCATCATGCTGGCCCTGGTGAACAGCCGGCCCAAGGTGCTCAATCTGAAGCAGATGCTGGGTCACTTCCTGGACTTCCGCCACGAGGTGGTGGTGCGCAGCACCGAGCACGAGCTCCGCGCAGCGGAGGAACGGGCCCACGTCCTCGAGGGGCTGAAGATCGCCCTGGAAAAAATCGACGCCGTCATCGCCCTCATCCGGGCCTCCCGAGACACCGATACCGCCCGGGCAGGCCTCATACAGTCCTTCCGGCTATCCGAGCGCCAGGCCAAGGCCATCCTGGAGCTGCGCCTCCAGCGACTCACATCCCTGGAAGTTGACAAGGTGGTGGACGAATATGCCGAGGTCATCAAGCAGATCGAAAAGCTCAAGAGCATTCTCGCAAGTCGCCCCCTGCGCATGGCCATCATCAAGGAGGAGCTTGAGCAGCTGCGCGAGCGCTATGGCGATGATCGCCGCACGGAGATCATCCCCACCTTGGGTGATTTCTCCGTCGAGGATATGATTGCCGAAGAAGACATGGTGATCACCATCAGCCACAACGGCTTCATCAAGCGCTCGCCCAGCAGCCAATGGCGCCGCCAGCGTCGGGGCGGCCGCGGCATTCAGGGGGCCACCACCCGCGAAGACGATTTCGTGGAGCACCTGTTCATCGCCTCCAGCCATGACTATATCCTCTTTTTCACCGACCGCGGGAAGTGTTATTGGCGCAAAGTGCACGAGATTCCCCAGGTGGGCCGCCTCTCCAAGGGCCGCGCCATCATCAACCTCATCGAGTGCGGCGCCGGGGAGAAGGTGCGCGCCTTCGTGGCCGTCCGCGAGTTCAGCCCCGAAAACTTTATCGTCATGGCCACCCGGAAGGGGCTCATCAAGCGCACCGCCCTGAGCGCCTACGGCAATCCCCGCCGCGGCGGCATCTACGCCATCGACATTGTCGCGGACGACGAACTCATCGAAGCCCGCATCGCCACCAACGAGCACGACATCATCATGGGCACCCGTTACGGCAAGGCCATCCGCTTTCCCGTCGACAACGTGCGCCCCACGGGCCGCAAAACCCGGGGCGTCCGGGGCATCCGGCTGGGCGGCGAGGACGACTACGTGGTGGGCATGATGGTGGTGCGTCGCGAGGGCACCGTGCTGGTGGTCACCGAAAACGGCTATGGCAAGCGCACCGACGTGCTGCAGTACCGCGTCACGCACCGCGGCGGCAAGGGCATCCTCACCCTGAAAACCACCGACAAGGTCGGCCCCCTGGTCGCCCTCATGGAGGTGGTGGAGAGCGATGACTTGATGATCGTCACCAATAAGGGCGTTCTCATCCGCCTGCCGGTGCAGGACATCCGCACCATCGGCCGCAACACCCAGGGCGTACGCGTCATCCGTCTGGACCAAGGCGCCCGCATCGCCTCCATCTCCAGGGTCGTCGAGGACGAGGACAAGTCCGAAGGCGCGCCGGAGACCAACGGCCAGCCCGAGCCGGCCCCGCCCCCGGCCGCCGCAGAATAG